From a single Papaver somniferum cultivar HN1 unplaced genomic scaffold, ASM357369v1 unplaced-scaffold_133, whole genome shotgun sequence genomic region:
- the LOC113333817 gene encoding GATA transcription factor 19-like yields MYRCTSSHCNQVGLCSCSLFHSSANNSFSMLFSPSNPNNAHYQYGNEVDDHQHQYYQYPTPSSSSVDCTLSLGTPSTRQSKSNSNNSRNSISKGRSSTSCIWDIFQTKKTIPPQTTTIKGSRGGTSTNSGNNNSILSNISGDSLLARRCANCDTTSTPLWRNGPRGPKSLCNACGIRYKKEERRASNNNAAAAQSSVMDQQYIMSHQYSWPTHQQHTNQKLSSAHLGNEFMFVQEDDHHQYQRVSDSGIPFLSWRLNVPERPGLVHDYTC; encoded by the exons atgTATAGGTGCACTAGTTCTCACTGTAATCAAGTAGGTTTATGTTCTTGTAGCTTGTTTCATTCTTCCGCAAACAATTCCTTCTCCATGTTATTCTCACCATCAAATCCTAACAATGCTCATTATCAATATGGTAATGAAGTTGATGATCATCAACATCAATACTATCAGTACCCAACTCCATCATCATCTTCAGTTGATTGTACTCTTTCTCTAGGGACTCCTTCAACTCGACAGTCCAAGTCAAACAGCAACAACAGTAGGAACTCAATCAGCAAAGGTCGGTCTAGTACCTCTTGTATTTGGGATATTTTTCAAACTAAGAAAACTATTCCTCCTCAAACAACAACTATTAAGGGCTCCCGAGGAGGAACAAGTACTAATAGTGGAAACAACAATAGCATTCTCAGCAACATCAGTGGAGATTCTCTTCTGGCTCGGAGATGCGCCAATTGTGACACCACTTCTACCCCGCTTTGGAGAAATGGACCCCGAGGCCCCAAG TCACTTTGTAATGCTTGTGGAATCCGATACAAGAAGGAAGAAAGACGGGCAAGTAACAACAACGCTGCCGCCGCTCAATCATCTGTCATGGATCAACAATACATAATGAGCCATCAATATTCATGGCCAACACACCAACAGCATACTAACCAGAAACTCTCTTCGGCTCATCTCGGAAATGAATTCATGTTTGTTCAAGAAGACGATCATCACCAATATCAAAGAGTATCTGATTCGGGGATTCCATTTCTATCATGGCGTCTTAATGTTCCAGAAAGACCAGGTCTTGTTCATGATTACACATGCTGA